In Flammeovirgaceae bacterium 311, one DNA window encodes the following:
- a CDS encoding Glutaminase (COG2066 Glutaminase), which yields MDYKRILEEIYHETKVFKGQGEVARYIPELALVDPLKYGIHLSTVEGVDFSLGDSHELFSIQSISKVLSLAQVLPLLGETLWERIGVEPSGNPFNSIVQLEYENGIPRNPFLNAGALVLADILISRFDNPHEAFITFVRELSGNAKIDYDKKVAASEIATGYLNASLINMMKSYGNIMNEVDRVLDFYCHQCSIAMSCEDLAHAFMAFADEGYLYKTDNQFLKKGQVKRINALMQTCGFYDEAGEFSYRVGLPGKSGVGGGIVAVHPKCYSIAVWSPKLNLKGNSVLGLRTLELLTTKTGTSIF from the coding sequence ATGGACTATAAACGCATCCTTGAAGAGATTTACCATGAAACAAAAGTATTTAAAGGCCAGGGAGAGGTGGCACGTTATATTCCCGAACTGGCCCTGGTAGATCCGCTCAAGTATGGCATTCACCTGTCTACTGTAGAGGGCGTAGATTTCAGCCTGGGCGATAGCCATGAGCTCTTTTCCATTCAGAGTATCTCTAAGGTGCTGTCGCTGGCGCAGGTCCTGCCCCTGCTAGGCGAAACTCTTTGGGAACGTATAGGAGTGGAGCCCTCTGGTAATCCCTTCAATTCCATTGTGCAGCTGGAATATGAAAACGGCATTCCGCGTAACCCTTTCCTGAATGCCGGGGCGCTGGTACTAGCCGATATTCTCATCAGCCGTTTTGATAACCCTCACGAAGCATTCATCACTTTTGTGAGAGAACTATCTGGTAACGCTAAAATTGATTACGATAAGAAGGTGGCTGCTTCTGAAATTGCCACCGGTTATTTAAATGCTTCGCTCATCAACATGATGAAGTCGTATGGTAATATTATGAATGAAGTAGACCGGGTACTGGACTTTTATTGCCACCAGTGCTCCATTGCCATGAGCTGCGAGGACCTGGCTCATGCCTTTATGGCATTTGCTGACGAAGGCTACCTCTATAAAACAGATAATCAATTTCTGAAAAAAGGTCAGGTAAAGCGTATCAATGCATTGATGCAAACCTGTGGTTTCTATGATGAGGCAGGTGAATTTTCGTATAGGGTAGGGTTGCCAGGCAAGAGTGGTGTAGGTGGCGGAATTGTTGCAGTACATCCAAAATGCTATAGCATTGCTGTCTGGAGCCCCAAACTTAATCTAAAAGGCAATTCTGTGCTGGGCTTGAGAACCCTTGAACTGCTTACTACCAAAACAGGCACCTCTATTTTCTAG
- a CDS encoding outer membrane protein, which produces MTGTAIRIFLCLIGISAAALPLRGQQPDTLTLNEYLQQVIQHHPAARAAALLEEQGRMEVRSARGFFDPVLAADLDEKQFKDKTYYRIFGTELKATTRLGVGLKAGYDYAQGDYLNPERSVPSGGLWYAGVSVPLIQGLFFDEGRGMLRQAHIRQERYQWEQQQLLANLLYEATAAYWHWAGQFQQVITLQNAVKVAHQRFKIVRGGFNVGELPAIDTLEAFLQLQTLQSSMLEQEQELVKAEQAAASFFWSEGGDPLWVSSSFPAPLPPPVMADSLKNQANTEPLLWAEASPSVRLYGFKIAELEAERRWKAEKLKPYLAASYNILSSEAPTENPASYSPNNYKIGVSFKMPLLLRNARGELQLNRLKMQTAALEQRQKRLEVTNKFETLLASLQLLQQQIQLNQQLVNGYQAMWQGEQRKFEYGESTLFYVNARELKYLESRLKLLSLQIKFQQQEAELRRLMGISTLGGE; this is translated from the coding sequence ATGACAGGTACTGCCATTCGTATATTTCTTTGTCTGATTGGGATCTCTGCAGCTGCACTACCCCTTAGGGGGCAGCAGCCGGATACCCTTACCCTTAACGAGTACCTGCAACAGGTAATACAGCACCACCCTGCTGCCCGTGCTGCTGCCCTGCTGGAGGAGCAGGGGCGAATGGAAGTACGCAGTGCCCGGGGATTTTTCGATCCTGTGCTGGCTGCTGATCTGGATGAAAAACAATTTAAAGACAAAACTTACTACCGCATATTTGGCACCGAATTAAAAGCTACAACGCGCCTTGGCGTTGGGCTAAAAGCAGGCTACGACTATGCACAGGGCGATTATCTGAACCCGGAGCGTTCTGTTCCTTCCGGGGGGCTTTGGTATGCAGGCGTAAGTGTGCCGCTGATACAGGGGTTGTTTTTTGATGAAGGCCGCGGTATGTTACGGCAGGCACACATACGACAGGAGCGCTACCAGTGGGAGCAGCAGCAATTGCTGGCCAACCTGCTGTACGAGGCTACTGCAGCATACTGGCACTGGGCGGGGCAGTTTCAGCAGGTAATTACGCTGCAGAATGCCGTAAAGGTGGCACATCAGCGCTTTAAAATTGTAAGGGGCGGTTTCAATGTGGGCGAGTTGCCAGCCATAGATACCCTTGAGGCCTTCCTGCAGCTACAAACCCTACAGAGCAGTATGCTGGAGCAGGAGCAGGAACTGGTAAAAGCAGAGCAGGCTGCAGCTTCGTTCTTCTGGAGCGAAGGAGGCGATCCTCTGTGGGTAAGTTCAAGCTTTCCGGCACCACTGCCCCCTCCTGTTATGGCCGACAGCCTGAAAAACCAAGCTAATACAGAACCCCTTCTCTGGGCAGAGGCAAGTCCCTCGGTAAGGCTGTATGGTTTTAAAATAGCCGAACTTGAAGCAGAAAGGCGCTGGAAAGCAGAAAAGCTTAAACCATACCTGGCTGCCAGTTATAATATTCTTAGCTCCGAGGCTCCTACAGAAAATCCGGCATCATATTCACCTAATAACTACAAAATTGGCGTGAGTTTTAAAATGCCGCTGCTGTTGCGCAATGCCAGGGGAGAATTACAGCTAAACCGGCTTAAAATGCAGACAGCTGCCCTGGAGCAGCGGCAAAAGCGGCTGGAGGTAACCAATAAGTTTGAGACACTACTGGCCAGCCTGCAACTGCTTCAGCAGCAAATCCAACTGAACCAGCAACTGGTAAACGGCTACCAGGCCATGTGGCAGGGGGAGCAACGAAAATTTGAATATGGCGAAAGCACCCTCTTTTATGTAAATGCCCGGGAACTCAAGTACCTGGAGAGCAGGCTTAAGCTACTATCCCTTCAGATAAAATTTCAGCAGCAGGAGGCAGAGCTTAGGCGGCTGATGGGCATATCAACATTGGGTGGCGAATAG
- a CDS encoding biotin/lipoyl attachment domain-containing protein (COG0845 Membrane-fusion protein) gives MLNISKNEIDFEVAPDRYSSIKRLESQGSNNIISRLLLGALLVFTFVLFLPWTQNVQGNGYVTTRLPSQRPQTVPAIIDGRIIQWFVREGELVHRGDTLLQLGEIKDDYLDPQMVERAELQFEAKAQSAQAYGQKAEQLDNQIAALQEQRSLKLEQARNYLLQAALKVESDSMDLVASRTQISIAENQYLRMEELFEQGLKSRTDLEARRMKLQEAQAKVLIAENKLLSSKNDLLNARLAISGLQAEFQDKLAKAASERAEALSGRYTATADAAKLQNQATSYGIRRGLHFITAPQTGYITKTIKSGLGETVKSGEELLTIMPSDYELAAELYVQPIDMPLLRTGQTVRLLFDGWPSIVFTGWPNASYGTFGAEIIAIDNVISDNGKYRILVAPDPEDHDWPQAMRIGAGAQGMALLGDVPLGYELWRRINGFPPNFYHKTPATKNTAANKEQK, from the coding sequence ATGCTCAACATAAGCAAAAATGAAATAGATTTTGAGGTAGCACCAGACAGGTACTCCTCAATTAAAAGATTGGAAAGCCAGGGCAGCAATAATATTATTTCCCGGCTGCTGTTAGGTGCCCTGCTGGTATTTACTTTTGTGTTGTTTCTGCCCTGGACCCAAAATGTACAGGGAAATGGTTACGTTACCACACGACTGCCAAGCCAGCGGCCCCAGACCGTGCCAGCCATCATCGACGGTCGTATTATACAGTGGTTTGTACGGGAAGGCGAGCTGGTACACAGAGGCGATACCCTGCTTCAGCTCGGCGAAATAAAGGATGATTACCTGGACCCGCAGATGGTAGAGCGGGCCGAACTGCAATTTGAGGCCAAAGCTCAGTCGGCACAGGCCTATGGGCAGAAGGCAGAACAGCTCGATAACCAGATTGCAGCCCTGCAGGAGCAGCGAAGCTTAAAACTGGAGCAGGCAAGAAACTACCTGTTGCAGGCAGCACTAAAGGTAGAGTCTGACAGCATGGACCTGGTTGCTTCCCGGACCCAGATCAGTATTGCAGAAAACCAGTACCTGCGCATGGAAGAGCTCTTTGAGCAGGGGCTGAAATCCAGAACCGATCTGGAAGCCCGTCGCATGAAACTGCAGGAGGCCCAGGCAAAAGTGTTGATTGCAGAAAACAAGCTATTGAGCAGTAAAAACGATTTACTCAATGCGAGGCTTGCCATTAGCGGACTGCAGGCAGAGTTTCAGGATAAACTGGCCAAGGCAGCATCTGAGCGTGCCGAAGCACTAAGCGGACGCTATACTGCCACTGCCGATGCTGCCAAACTCCAGAACCAGGCAACCAGTTACGGCATCAGGCGTGGGTTACATTTCATCACTGCCCCGCAAACCGGCTATATCACCAAAACCATTAAGTCGGGCCTGGGTGAAACCGTTAAATCTGGCGAAGAGCTTTTAACCATCATGCCATCAGATTATGAACTGGCTGCAGAGCTGTATGTACAACCTATTGATATGCCGCTGCTGCGCACAGGGCAAACGGTGAGGCTGCTTTTCGATGGCTGGCCCTCCATTGTGTTTACAGGCTGGCCAAATGCCTCCTACGGTACCTTTGGTGCTGAAATAATAGCAATCGATAATGTGATTAGTGATAACGGGAAATACCGGATCCTGGTAGCACCTGACCCTGAAGACCATGACTGGCCCCAAGCCATGCGCATTGGTGCAGGTGCACAAGGCATGGCTCTGCTGGGCGATGTGCCACTTGGCTACGAGTTATGGCGCAGGATTAACGGGTTCCCGCCAAATTTCTACCACAAAACACCAGCTACAAAAAATACTGCAGCTAATAAAGAACAGAAATGA